A section of the Clostridium felsineum DSM 794 genome encodes:
- the folP gene encoding dihydropteroate synthase, with translation MRIGNKDFLIGKRTYIMGILNVTPDSFSDGGKFNNLDNALKHAAKLIEDGADIIDIGGESTRPNHSPVDKNEELDRVIPIIEALVHEFDIPLSIDTYKGEVAEAALKAGAHLVNDVWGFKKDSYIAKVAAKYDVPCCLMHNRQDLNYIDFLEDVINDLKESINIALDAGVKKENIMIDPGIGFAKSFEQNLSLMNNLEKLKILNFPMLLGTSRKSMIGNILNLPPNERVEGTAATSVIGVTKGCDFIRVHDVLENKRACTVADAILRR, from the coding sequence ATGAGAATAGGTAACAAAGATTTTTTAATAGGTAAAAGGACCTATATAATGGGAATTTTAAATGTAACACCTGACTCCTTCTCTGATGGAGGAAAATTCAACAATTTAGATAATGCCCTAAAACATGCTGCTAAACTTATAGAAGATGGTGCAGACATAATCGATATTGGTGGTGAATCAACAAGACCAAATCATTCACCTGTTGATAAAAACGAAGAATTAGACAGAGTTATTCCAATAATAGAAGCTTTAGTTCATGAGTTTGATATTCCCCTTTCAATAGATACTTATAAAGGTGAAGTAGCTGAGGCTGCCTTAAAAGCTGGTGCTCATCTTGTTAATGATGTATGGGGTTTTAAAAAGGATTCATATATAGCTAAGGTTGCTGCAAAATATGATGTTCCATGCTGTCTAATGCATAATAGACAAGACTTAAATTATATTGATTTTCTTGAAGATGTCATTAACGATTTAAAAGAAAGCATTAATATAGCACTAGACGCAGGTGTAAAAAAAGAAAATATAATGATAGATCCTGGAATAGGTTTTGCTAAAAGCTTTGAGCAGAATTTATCTTTAATGAATAATTTAGAAAAACTTAAAATTTTAAATTTTCCTATGCTTCTAGGTACTTCTAGAAAATCTATGATAGGTAATATTTTAAATTTGCCACCAAACGAAAGAGTTGAAGGTACAGCTGCAACTTCAGTTATCGGAGTTACTAAAGGCTGTGATTTTATTAGAGTTCATGATGTTCTTGAAAATAAAAGAGCCTGTACTGTAGCAGATGCCATATTAAGGAGATGA
- a CDS encoding HD domain-containing protein, with translation MEKLDRINLILNHRNFKNYLSKTLKYEKGRKFCSHTLEHFLDVARISYIIVLEEKLDIKKDIIYASALLHDIGRWQQYESGIPHSTASANLSIDILKDCNFNSLEIELIIEAIKNHGKVNSISHLSSILYRSDKLSRNCFNCSAYAECNWSYHKKNSSIKY, from the coding sequence ATGGAAAAACTTGATAGAATAAATTTAATATTAAATCATAGAAATTTTAAAAATTATTTATCCAAAACCCTAAAATATGAAAAGGGTCGAAAATTTTGTTCTCATACCTTAGAACATTTTCTTGATGTTGCAAGAATCTCGTACATAATTGTTCTTGAAGAAAAGCTAGACATAAAAAAGGATATAATTTATGCCTCTGCCCTCCTTCACGATATAGGTAGATGGCAACAATATGAAAGCGGCATTCCTCATTCTACTGCAAGTGCAAACCTTTCAATAGATATCTTAAAAGATTGCAACTTTAATTCTTTAGAAATTGAACTTATAATTGAAGCTATTAAAAATCATGGAAAAGTAAATTCAATTTCGCATTTAAGCTCTATACTTTATAGAAGTGATAAACTTTCAAGAAATTGCTTTAATTGTTCTGCTTACGCAGAATGTAATTGGAGTTACCATAAAAAAAATTCAAGCATAAAATATTAA
- the thiS gene encoding sulfur carrier protein ThiS, whose product MVVNGKDMELYEETTVYELLKKLNIESNKVVVEVDLEIVDKNEYKRKKLSSDSKVEIIRFVGGG is encoded by the coding sequence ATGGTAGTAAACGGAAAAGACATGGAACTTTATGAGGAAACAACAGTTTATGAACTTTTAAAAAAATTGAACATAGAAAGTAATAAAGTAGTTGTGGAAGTGGACTTAGAAATAGTTGATAAAAATGAATACAAACGAAAAAAACTCTCAAGTGACTCTAAAGTAGAAATAATTAGATTTGTTGGAGGAGGCTAA
- the thiF gene encoding sulfur carrier protein ThiS adenylyltransferase ThiF — protein sequence MRVYVNERPREVGINTTLMELKEEIKSDADVVIYNGFIMKENVVLKKEDNIVFIKKGEIPKKEDMEAQLVARHTPKVHTRVKEAFVGIAGLGGLGSNVAVSLARIGIGRLLLVDFDVVEPSNLNRQHYFIKHIGMKKTEALKQIISECNPFVKVDTIDAFISEENVEEIFKAVDIVVEAFDNPICKSELVNSVLTKMKDKKIVGASGMAGYFTSNSIVTKKINENFYLVGDGENEAKVGLGLMAPRVSIAANHEANAVLRIIMEDK from the coding sequence ATGAGAGTATATGTAAATGAAAGACCCCGAGAGGTTGGAATTAATACTACACTAATGGAGCTTAAAGAAGAAATAAAAAGTGATGCAGATGTTGTTATTTATAATGGTTTTATTATGAAAGAAAATGTAGTGTTAAAAAAAGAAGATAACATCGTTTTTATAAAAAAAGGTGAGATACCTAAAAAAGAAGATATGGAAGCACAGCTTGTGGCAAGACATACACCTAAGGTGCATACAAGGGTAAAGGAGGCATTTGTTGGTATAGCTGGTCTTGGAGGATTAGGATCAAATGTTGCTGTGAGCCTTGCCAGAATAGGTATAGGTAGGTTATTACTTGTGGATTTTGATGTGGTTGAACCAAGTAACTTAAATAGACAGCATTATTTTATAAAACATATAGGTATGAAAAAAACAGAGGCACTTAAACAAATAATAAGTGAGTGTAATCCATTTGTAAAAGTGGACACAATAGATGCTTTTATAAGTGAAGAAAATGTAGAAGAGATTTTTAAGGCTGTTGATATAGTTGTAGAAGCTTTTGATAATCCAATATGTAAGTCAGAGCTTGTAAATAGTGTTCTTACCAAAATGAAGGACAAAAAAATAGTTGGGGCTTCTGGTATGGCAGGATATTTTACTAGTAATAGCATAGTAACAAAAAAAATAAATGAAAATTTTTATCTTGTAGGTGATGGAGAAAATGAGGCAAAAGTGGGTTTAGGACTTATGGCACCAAGGGTTTCTATAGCAGCTAATCATGAGGCAAATGCAGTACTTAGAATAATAATGGAAGATAAATAA
- a CDS encoding thiazole synthase, whose product MDELQIGSVKLENRLFVGTGKLSSNELIPQIMNKSKSKVITVALRRVDITSQNDNILNFIGEDLILLPNTSGARNAEEAIRLAKIAKAAGCGNWVKIEVISDNKYLLPDNYETIKATEALVKEGFTVLPYINPDLMDARRLVNVGAAAVMPLGAPIGSNRGLRTKEMLKILIEEINEVPVVVDAGIGKPSDAALAMEMGADAVLVNTAIATAEDPVDMAEAFSLAVRAGRMAYRAKLGAEREYASASSPLTGFLR is encoded by the coding sequence GTGGACGAATTGCAAATAGGTTCAGTTAAATTAGAAAATAGACTTTTTGTTGGGACAGGTAAATTAAGTTCTAATGAATTAATACCACAAATTATGAATAAGTCAAAATCAAAGGTTATTACGGTAGCGCTTAGAAGAGTTGATATAACATCTCAGAATGATAATATACTTAATTTTATAGGCGAAGATTTAATACTTCTTCCAAATACGTCAGGGGCTAGAAATGCTGAAGAAGCTATAAGACTAGCTAAAATAGCTAAAGCGGCTGGTTGTGGAAATTGGGTTAAGATAGAAGTTATATCAGATAATAAATATTTATTGCCAGATAATTATGAAACTATAAAGGCTACTGAAGCTTTAGTAAAAGAAGGCTTTACTGTGCTTCCATATATAAATCCAGATCTAATGGATGCGAGAAGACTTGTAAATGTTGGAGCAGCAGCTGTTATGCCACTAGGAGCTCCAATTGGAAGTAATAGGGGACTTAGGACTAAAGAAATGCTTAAAATTTTAATAGAAGAAATAAATGAAGTGCCTGTAGTTGTAGATGCAGGAATAGGAAAACCTTCTGATGCGGCATTAGCTATGGAAATGGGAGCTGACGCAGTGCTTGTAAATACAGCTATAGCAACAGCAGAAGATCCAGTAGATATGGCAGAAGCATTTTCGCTTGCAGTTAGAGCAGGTAGAATGGCATATAGAGCAAAGCTTGGAGCAGAAAGAGAATATGCATCAGCATCATCTCCACTTACAGGATTTTTACGATAG
- the thiH gene encoding 2-iminoacetate synthase ThiH, which translates to MSFYEKLQEYRDFDFESFFSKVTKEDIEKILHKDIIHEKDFLKLLSPAAENYLEVMAQKAREISLKNFGKTVVLYTPIYIANFCVNGCAYCGYNVKNKIKRKQLTMEEIEKEAKAIYETGMRNIIVLTGESKVQTPVSYIRDAIKLLKKYFSSICIEIYPLEVDEYKELVEAGADSLTIYQETYNEEKYSKVHLSGPKKNFKFRLDAPERVCKAGIHSIGAGALLGLYKWRQEAFFTGLHAMYIQEKFPSVEISMSAPRIRPHAGSFNDVYDVNDKNIVQVILAYKMFLPRAGTNITTREPASFRDSLIPMGVTKMSAGVSTEVGGHSIKDKGEGQFDTNDKRSVAEVYNKIKELGYNPVFKDFENAL; encoded by the coding sequence ATGAGTTTTTATGAAAAATTACAGGAATATAGGGATTTTGATTTTGAAAGCTTTTTTTCAAAAGTAACAAAGGAAGATATAGAAAAAATATTACACAAAGATATTATTCATGAAAAAGATTTTTTGAAACTGCTATCACCTGCAGCAGAAAACTATTTAGAGGTTATGGCACAAAAGGCTAGAGAAATATCACTTAAAAATTTTGGAAAAACGGTAGTGTTATATACGCCTATATATATTGCAAATTTTTGTGTTAATGGTTGTGCTTATTGTGGATATAATGTAAAAAATAAAATAAAAAGAAAACAGCTTACCATGGAGGAAATAGAAAAAGAAGCTAAAGCTATATATGAAACAGGTATGAGGAATATAATAGTTCTTACAGGTGAATCAAAGGTTCAAACCCCTGTTTCCTATATAAGAGATGCAATAAAGCTACTTAAGAAATATTTTAGTTCAATATGTATAGAAATATATCCACTTGAAGTTGATGAATACAAAGAGTTGGTAGAGGCAGGCGCAGATAGTTTGACTATTTATCAGGAAACTTATAATGAAGAAAAATATTCAAAGGTACATTTAAGTGGACCAAAAAAGAATTTTAAATTTAGACTCGATGCACCAGAAAGAGTTTGCAAGGCAGGTATTCATTCTATAGGAGCAGGAGCACTTTTAGGTCTTTATAAATGGAGACAAGAAGCATTTTTTACAGGATTACATGCTATGTATATACAAGAAAAGTTTCCAAGCGTTGAAATTTCTATGTCAGCTCCAAGAATAAGGCCACATGCAGGAAGTTTTAATGATGTATATGATGTAAATGATAAAAATATTGTACAGGTAATCTTAGCTTATAAAATGTTTTTGCCAAGAGCAGGGACTAATATAACCACACGAGAACCAGCAAGTTTTAGAGATAGTCTAATTCCAATGGGAGTTACAAAAATGTCAGCGGGGGTTTCCACAGAAGTTGGAGGACATAGTATAAAGGATAAGGGAGAAGGACAATTTGATACAAATGATAAAAGAAGCGTAGCTGAGGTTTATAATAAAATAAAAGAATTAGGATACAATCCTGTATTCAAGGATTTTGAAAATGCATTATGA
- a CDS encoding thiamine phosphate synthase, producing MIYVVTNRKLILHDNLFGCIEKALDYGTKNIILREKDLSYEELYKVASKMKDITDRYEANLIVNGNLRVAEEIKAYAYQSRFIDFIQKGGSKIIKNGVSIHSIEEAKRAEENGADYILVGNIYETECKKGLKGKGTEFLRHIAREITIPEIAIGGISEKNIVEVMNSGAKGAAIMSSAMKDPAVVKRLIKKII from the coding sequence ATGATTTATGTAGTTACTAATAGAAAATTAATTTTACATGATAATTTATTTGGATGTATTGAAAAGGCACTAGATTATGGCACTAAAAATATAATTTTAAGAGAAAAGGATTTAAGTTATGAAGAATTATATAAGGTTGCCAGTAAAATGAAAGATATTACTGATAGGTATGAGGCTAATTTAATTGTAAATGGAAACTTAAGAGTAGCGGAAGAAATAAAAGCATATGCATACCAGTCAAGATTCATAGATTTTATTCAAAAAGGTGGAAGTAAAATTATAAAAAATGGAGTATCCATTCATAGTATAGAGGAAGCTAAAAGAGCAGAGGAAAATGGGGCGGACTACATTCTTGTGGGAAATATATATGAAACAGAATGTAAAAAGGGACTTAAAGGAAAAGGAACGGAGTTTTTAAGGCATATAGCAAGGGAGATAACTATACCTGAAATTGCCATTGGGGGTATTAGTGAAAAAAATATAGTAGAAGTAATGAATTCAGGTGCTAAGGGAGCTGCAATTATGTCTTCTGCTATGAAAGATCCCGCTGTAGTTAAAAGACTTATCAAAAAAATTATATAA
- a CDS encoding DUF2971 domain-containing protein: MEWIDEFIKLLFDGRKDEAYKLKYRNFPKKLYKYEIIDENRLSALKDNKIWFANPDKFNDPFDSCGVFFDKAVLSNYTNKVSIEDYINGLRNNIKICCFSEELNSMPMWAHYANNHTGICIQYNFFDLNYMNKFSKYIIPIRYETEKYDITKFLERVFKDDGEDRMYLLFFLMQIKHVSWSYEKEWRIILKAHKDKNSGIICPIKPEGIYLGLNCSEENKEKIKNITKEYIHCPVYEVEKKEGKLFEFNNKDIST; the protein is encoded by the coding sequence ATGGAATGGATAGATGAATTTATTAAGCTACTTTTTGATGGCAGAAAAGACGAAGCTTATAAATTAAAGTATAGAAATTTTCCTAAAAAGTTATATAAGTATGAAATCATTGACGAAAACAGACTTAGTGCACTTAAAGATAATAAAATATGGTTCGCAAATCCGGATAAATTTAATGATCCTTTTGATTCATGTGGAGTTTTTTTTGATAAAGCTGTACTCTCAAATTATACTAATAAAGTCAGTATAGAAGACTATATTAATGGACTTAGAAACAATATAAAAATATGTTGCTTTTCAGAAGAGCTTAATAGTATGCCGATGTGGGCACATTATGCAAACAATCATACTGGAATTTGCATACAATATAATTTCTTTGATTTAAACTATATGAATAAATTTTCAAAGTATATAATTCCAATAAGGTATGAAACTGAAAAATACGATATTACAAAGTTTTTAGAAAGGGTGTTTAAGGATGATGGAGAAGATAGAATGTACCTACTTTTTTTTCTTATGCAAATAAAGCATGTAAGCTGGAGTTATGAAAAAGAATGGAGAATAATATTAAAAGCACATAAGGATAAGAACTCAGGTATTATTTGTCCTATAAAGCCTGAAGGAATATACTTAGGATTAAATTGCAGTGAAGAAAATAAAGAAAAAATTAAAAATATTACAAAGGAGTATATTCATTGTCCAGTATATGAAGTGGAAAAGAAAGAGGGAAAGTTATTCGAATTTAATAACAAGGATATATCTACTTAG
- a CDS encoding type I phosphomannose isomerase catalytic subunit has protein sequence MYPLKFKHLYYEKIWGGRDLEKFRKDLPEGSIGESWDVACHKNGTSVISNGEFKGKRLDDLIKEKESEVIGTKIKKEWFPLLIKLINAKSDLSVQVHPNDEYAKKIENDMGKTEVWYVIDAEDGAALVVGTTENCTKELLKEGIETGKLDKYMNKIHVKKGDVCLVRSGMIHAIGGGVTVAEIQQNSDTTYRVYDYNRGRELHVKKALDVIDLNLKGKKSKGVKVIRYGYEKTYFCLGRDFSLEIYDVSDKVSETSDEERFYILTCVDGFGEISYKEGKEKIEFGESVLIPASLGEYTIEGKIKFIKSYVPDVNKVEREILEEISY, from the coding sequence ATGTATCCATTAAAATTTAAACATTTATATTATGAAAAAATTTGGGGTGGAAGAGATTTAGAAAAGTTTAGGAAGGATTTACCTGAAGGCAGTATTGGGGAAAGTTGGGACGTAGCTTGTCATAAAAATGGAACAAGTGTAATTTCTAATGGTGAATTTAAGGGTAAAAGACTTGATGATTTAATAAAAGAAAAAGAGAGTGAAGTTATAGGTACAAAAATAAAAAAAGAATGGTTTCCTCTTCTTATAAAGCTTATAAATGCTAAAAGTGATCTTTCTGTTCAAGTACATCCAAATGATGAATATGCAAAAAAAATAGAGAATGATATGGGTAAAACAGAGGTTTGGTATGTAATTGATGCAGAAGATGGGGCGGCATTAGTAGTAGGAACTACAGAAAATTGTACTAAAGAATTACTTAAAGAAGGCATAGAAACAGGAAAGCTTGATAAATACATGAATAAAATACATGTAAAAAAAGGAGACGTGTGTCTTGTAAGAAGTGGTATGATACATGCTATAGGAGGGGGAGTTACAGTAGCGGAAATACAGCAAAATAGCGATACAACCTATAGAGTATATGATTATAATAGAGGCAGGGAGCTTCATGTGAAAAAAGCACTTGATGTTATAGATTTAAACCTTAAAGGGAAAAAAAGTAAGGGAGTAAAAGTAATACGATATGGTTATGAAAAAACTTATTTTTGCCTTGGAAGAGATTTTTCGCTTGAAATTTATGATGTTTCAGATAAGGTTAGCGAAACAAGCGATGAAGAGAGATTTTATATTTTAACGTGCGTTGATGGCTTTGGAGAAATATCATATAAAGAAGGAAAAGAAAAAATAGAATTTGGAGAGAGTGTACTAATTCCAGCATCACTTGGTGAATATACGATAGAAGGAAAAATTAAATTTATTAAAAGCTATGTACCTGATGTAAATAAAGTGGAACGTGAAATATTAGAAGAGATAAGTTATTAA
- a CDS encoding alpha/beta hydrolase → MINRVIDIWNGLSYEGCDKSFRPTMETYILDGDKKRVAILILPGGGYNHTSPREGEPIAVNYNAAGFSAFVLHYSVYPNRYPKPMLDAARAITIIRENADKWNIDKEKIVVCGFSAGGHLAGMLGTKWFKDELFNKEGIRKEFLKPNALILSYPVITSGEFAHRESFNCLLGENPDKKLLYEVSVEKQVSEKTPTTFIWHTFNDKVVPVQNSMLFVDQLSKLQISFELHIYPDGKHGMSLGTKETDAGGNINPHLASWFNLSVEWVRSIFGE, encoded by the coding sequence GTGATAAATAGGGTTATTGATATATGGAACGGACTTTCTTATGAGGGCTGCGATAAGAGTTTTAGACCAACGATGGAAACTTATATTTTAGATGGAGATAAAAAAAGAGTAGCAATTTTAATTTTACCAGGTGGAGGATATAATCATACATCACCTAGAGAGGGAGAACCTATAGCTGTAAACTATAATGCAGCTGGATTTAGTGCATTTGTTCTTCACTATAGTGTTTATCCTAATAGATATCCAAAGCCAATGCTTGATGCAGCAAGAGCAATCACTATAATAAGGGAAAATGCAGATAAGTGGAATATAGATAAAGAAAAAATAGTTGTTTGTGGATTTTCAGCAGGAGGACATTTGGCAGGAATGTTAGGAACTAAATGGTTTAAAGATGAATTGTTCAATAAAGAAGGAATAAGAAAAGAATTTTTAAAACCAAATGCACTTATACTATCCTATCCAGTAATAACCTCAGGAGAATTTGCACACAGAGAATCCTTTAACTGCTTACTAGGAGAAAATCCAGATAAAAAGTTACTCTACGAAGTATCAGTAGAAAAACAGGTATCAGAAAAAACGCCAACTACTTTTATTTGGCATACTTTTAATGATAAGGTAGTGCCAGTTCAAAATTCTATGTTATTTGTAGATCAGCTTTCTAAACTTCAAATTTCTTTTGAACTACATATTTATCCAGATGGAAAACATGGAATGTCACTTGGAACTAAAGAAACAGATGCAGGAGGAAATATAAATCCTCATTTAGCTTCTTGGTTTAATTTAAGTGTAGAGTGGGTTAGAAGTATATTTGGGGAGTAA
- the panD gene encoding aspartate 1-decarboxylase — translation MQLNMLKSKIHRATVVQAELNYVGSITIDRDLMDNANILEYEKVEIANINNGMRFETYVIAGERGSGMICLNGAAARCAQAGDKVIIMCYCTLTPAEASEYRPKVVFVNDDNTISKVTEYEKHGTIE, via the coding sequence ATGCAATTAAATATGTTAAAATCTAAAATTCATAGAGCAACAGTTGTTCAAGCTGAATTAAATTATGTTGGAAGTATAACAATAGATAGAGATCTTATGGATAATGCTAACATACTTGAATACGAAAAAGTAGAAATAGCAAATATAAATAATGGTATGCGATTTGAAACTTACGTAATAGCTGGAGAACGTGGAAGCGGAATGATATGCCTTAATGGGGCTGCTGCTAGATGTGCCCAAGCTGGTGATAAAGTAATAATAATGTGTTACTGCACTTTAACACCTGCTGAAGCTTCAGAATACAGACCAAAAGTTGTATTTGTAAATGATGATAATACCATATCAAAGGTTACAGAATATGAGAAGCATGGAACAATTGAATAA
- the panC gene encoding pantoate--beta-alanine ligase gives MEILHSISDVKKYVKRFKSEGLTIGLVPTMGYLHEGHKSLIEKASSENDRVIVSDFVNPIQFGPNEDLDVYPRDLEHDAKLSESAGASILFNPEPSEMYFDDAVTFVNSSEITDVLCGARRPGHFRGVCTVVTKLFNIACPDKAYFGEKDAQQLAVIKRMVRDLNFDIEIVGCPIIREEDGLAKSSRNTYLSPEERKAATVLSRSLNNAREILKTGERDADKIIKAITLDIEKEPLAKIDYVEVVDSLSLKSVSKIEKSVLIPIAVYIGKIRLIDNFTFNI, from the coding sequence ATGGAAATTTTACATTCAATTAGTGATGTCAAAAAATACGTAAAACGCTTTAAAAGTGAAGGACTAACCATAGGACTAGTTCCAACTATGGGCTATCTACACGAAGGACATAAAAGTTTAATTGAAAAAGCCTCTTCAGAAAATGATAGAGTTATAGTCAGCGATTTTGTAAACCCAATCCAATTTGGACCTAATGAAGATTTAGATGTTTATCCAAGAGATTTAGAACATGATGCTAAACTTTCAGAAAGTGCTGGTGCTTCAATCTTATTTAATCCAGAACCTTCTGAAATGTACTTTGATGATGCAGTTACCTTTGTAAACTCTTCTGAAATAACCGATGTACTTTGTGGTGCTAGACGTCCTGGTCACTTTAGAGGTGTTTGTACTGTGGTTACTAAATTATTTAATATAGCATGCCCTGATAAAGCTTATTTCGGTGAAAAAGATGCTCAACAGTTAGCTGTAATTAAAAGAATGGTACGTGATTTAAATTTTGATATTGAGATAGTTGGCTGTCCTATAATTAGAGAAGAAGATGGACTAGCTAAAAGTTCAAGAAATACTTACCTCTCACCTGAAGAACGAAAGGCTGCAACTGTTCTTTCTAGGAGTTTAAATAATGCAAGGGAAATTCTTAAAACTGGTGAAAGAGATGCCGATAAAATAATAAAAGCTATAACTCTAGATATAGAAAAAGAGCCATTAGCAAAAATAGATTATGTTGAAGTTGTAGATAGTCTTTCCTTAAAATCCGTTTCTAAAATTGAAAAATCAGTATTAATACCTATTGCCGTTTATATAGGTAAAATAAGACTAATTGACAATTTCACCTTTAATATATAA
- the panB gene encoding 3-methyl-2-oxobutanoate hydroxymethyltransferase — MKNTTETFRNAKTKQEKLVMLTAYDYSTAKIIDSCDINGILVGDSLGMVCLGYENTLSVTMEDMIHHTKAVVRGAKNTLVVADLPFMSYQTSIYDAVFNAGRLIKEGHATAIKLEGGALVCDRIKAIVDAQIPVMGHIGLTPQSVNAFGGFKIQGKSIDKAKQLIEDAKKIEEAGAFAITLEGIPEKLAKLITESINIPTIGIGAGKYCDGQILVYQDMLGMFDDLAPKFVKKYGDIGKNMREAFNSYAKEVRSSAFPDEAHSFKIDQNIIDELIK, encoded by the coding sequence ATGAAAAATACTACTGAAACTTTTAGAAACGCAAAAACAAAACAAGAAAAACTTGTAATGTTAACAGCCTATGATTACTCTACAGCCAAGATAATTGATTCATGTGATATCAATGGAATTCTCGTAGGAGATTCTCTCGGTATGGTATGTCTTGGCTATGAAAATACATTAAGTGTAACAATGGAAGATATGATTCATCACACCAAAGCCGTAGTACGTGGTGCAAAAAATACTCTTGTTGTCGCAGATTTACCATTTATGTCCTATCAAACCTCAATTTACGATGCAGTTTTTAATGCTGGAAGACTTATTAAAGAAGGTCATGCCACTGCAATTAAACTTGAAGGCGGCGCTTTAGTTTGCGATAGAATAAAAGCAATAGTCGACGCCCAAATTCCTGTAATGGGCCATATCGGTCTAACTCCCCAATCTGTAAATGCCTTTGGCGGTTTCAAAATTCAAGGAAAAAGTATAGATAAAGCAAAACAATTAATTGAAGATGCAAAAAAAATAGAAGAAGCTGGTGCTTTTGCTATAACCCTAGAGGGAATTCCAGAAAAACTCGCTAAATTAATAACTGAAAGTATAAATATACCTACTATTGGAATTGGCGCAGGGAAATACTGTGATGGTCAAATACTTGTATATCAAGATATGCTTGGTATGTTTGATGATTTGGCTCCTAAATTCGTCAAAAAATATGGTGATATCGGAAAAAATATGCGAGAAGCTTTTAATAGCTATGCAAAAGAAGTGCGCTCTAGTGCTTTTCCAGATGAAGCACATTCATTTAAAATTGATCAGAACATTATAGATGAACTGATTAAATAG